The genomic segment AACTGCTAATAATATGTGGTGGTCTAAGCAGGGCACCGCAGTCCATGGGTGGTTGCTTACTTTTTTTCCTCTCTAATGTgcctcagagggaaaaaaaaaaattcctgactCCAGATGGCAtgagtccctggatcaacttggcacaaagagctattttcaataaccctttattctttcatttgcttaaaggggttgttcacctttgagttaacttttagtattatgtatagCGTAAtactctaagacaatttgcaactggtcttcattttttgtagttttttaattatttcagtttttgttcagtagctctccagtttagaattggcctttctgtaacatactaaaagttaacttacaggGGAAGCACCCCTTTAACCAACCCCtctttgaagctatctaatgtgtcAGTACAACTGTTTGAGGAAAAGAATTCCATAACTTTTTAGATTGAACCTCCATATATGGTCtccttatatatagttattatagcCCCCATAAGCGACTCCACCATAAACAAGaaatctttcttcataactgagaccttccatacccttaaccaacttagttgcccttctctgtaccctctctaattcaataatgtcccatttgagcactggagacccaaACTCTATGGCTTATTCTAAATGGAGCCTTATCCTCCACTGGCAGATCTATGCACCTTTTCATACAGACTCCTTACAACTTGTGCATTGCAGCAAAAACACAAGGGAGAAATTAACACCCCCTTTGAGGAGGAGTGTGTGTGGCACATACACATACAACTGACATTGGCCTAGTGAACCACACACAGACTTATTGACCGTGAATGCATCAGCACATTGGAAGTGACACCTTTCACCGTAATAAAACCTGCTGTTTTATGGAAGCCCACAATTACTCTGGAATTAAAGGGTTaaactgcattgtgggcaaaatacataactatataaaaatgttttaatgcacATGGATCTTTTAACAAGCCTTTTTGCTTTCTTCAGCTTCAGGCACAAGGCaatgaacacttaggggctgatttacttacccacgaacgggtcgaatggagtccgattgcgtttttttcgtaatgatcggtactttgcgattttttcgtatgttttgcgattttttcggattctttacgaatttttcgttaccaatacgatttttgcgtaaaaacgcgagttttcctatccattacgaaagttgcgtaaaaagttgcgcattttgcgtagcgttaaaacttacgcgaaaagttgcgcatttttcgtagcgttaagttttaacgctacgaaaaatgcgcaacttttcgcgtaagttttaacgctacgaaaaatgcgcaactttttacgcaactttcgtaatggatacgaaaaactcgcgtttttacgcaaaaatcgtattggtaacgaaaaattcgtacagaatccgaaaaaatcgcaaaacatacgaaaaagtcgcaaaatgttcgttttcaagtcggaacttttccaattcgggtcggattcgtgggttagtaaatcagccccttaggctcAAGGCAGCCCTGTGCTTTACAACTACCACTGACCAGATTTTTGTTAAATTGCTTGTTTTTTCACAACaatctttttctttatatataggtGAGTCTTCTCTATTTGGCATGTCTGGAAACTATACCAGGGCTGGCTGAGATGTACACATGATTATGTGACCAGAACAGAGGATCAGCACAGCACCACACCAAGTTACTAAGAGTGAAGAGAAGAGATTGGATACAACCAGGAACAGGTAATTATGTATATTCATTACACAAAGGATACAGAGATACTGCACTAGATCTAGAGCTTTCTCTTCTATATTCTCAGTAGCAGGAGGTGCAGTCCCTGGCAGAGTGTGCCTTCTAgtacccaccagaaaacctagtATCCATTACCCACTCTAAATGGGCATTTCTCAAAGGTCAACCTGAGGATTCCTaaatttttctttcatttcccaATCAGTTCAATTGGCATCATAACATATCCACAATTTGTAGAGCAAAACACTATAAAATGCCTTTACATTGCTGGCAGTGTAAATTGCCACATGTATGTCAGTGTGCATTGTCGGGTATACATACCCACTTCAATTTACTTTGCCAGCAATGGAAAAATACTTCTGTGATTTAACTCAGGTGGAAAAATGCCCTGTGTGTTGTTGCCCTaagacatttttaaatttttttgtatgGGCTTAAATCTTGAAAAGGCTGAATTGCTTAAATAACAAATAACTTTCAATACATTTAATACTTTCTACTTGTCACTCATCGTGTTCACACCATCCATAAACACTTACAAATACACACGCACACTTTCATGCCTAATTTTCCTAAATGAAACACACCAAAGTCATTGCAATTTTTAGTAGGGGGCAATTAAagactttattttaaatttgagaTATTAGCTGGGACAGGGGGAGATGTGTTtataataaatggagaaaaagATGATGGCTTATtatagttgattcagaggaaggcgaaaaacccttctgaagctatagccaatttgcctcagacggggaaaaaattccttcctgatcccaaaatggcaatcggacgaGTCCCTGAATCAACGTTGTGATAAGAGAGAGATGTAACCTTGTGTTGTTTATTGAGGGGaggtatgtgatatatatatatgtaactggTGCAGTGGAAGCAAGTTGGTTTTGCCGAAGTTGCAATATTAATGAATGATATGGCGAGTAGTGGAAGAAGTATGTTAGTCTAGAAAAAATGAGAAGTGGCAAATTGAGTGTGGAGATGGAATATAATTTTGGGCAGAAAGGTGGTATATTAAGTGAGGATAAGGGATAGAATTAAATATATACTATGGGAAaaagggatttttaaaaaaaaattcagccacATAGATGATAAGGCTGCTATAACTAGAACAGGTAGTGCAGATGGCGAGGTCCCTGAGCAGTTGATGTTAATGCTATATGAATCAGATGGTAGAAGGTGCCGATGTTATGGGACAGATGTTAATTGCAGATGGAAAAGATAGTAGCATTGATAAAGTAGATGATACAGATTAAAGATGGTATAGATAAAACAGACATAAGAGAGTAAGTAAATTAGTTGGTTAAGTAGATGTTACACTCAAAGTGGATACAAAGAATGAAAAAGAATCTGTTATGTTAGATGGATTTGATGGTAGGGCATCTTAGATGATACAGATTATACTTGTGTTTTGGTAGAAGTCTTAATGTCTTATGTCTTAATGGCACAGTGAAATGATCAGATGGTAGAAGGGGCAACAGTATGTTAAGGTGTAATCTGTGTCAATTGCAGATGGAGAAGGTGGTAGCATTGTTTGATGGAGTAAATGACACAGATTAAAGATGACCCACTGAGTTGGAGTAGACAGTAAGGGCAGATGGAAATAACAGGGTCAGTTTAACAGACCGCATAGTCAGACAGAGCAGATGTTTCTTCTATAGGAGGTGATGGCACAATTAGATGGGGTAAGTTGGAGACAGAGCAGAAGGTATGAGGCAGGTGATGTAATACAACAGAATAGGTGGGGCCTTGGTCAAATGATGTTGATAGACATTTGATGGTGACATTTGATGGTACACTGTGGATGCAAAAAATGATATTGTGCGATATTGTGGGTCACTCCTGCCAGCTGGGACTCTGATAGGAAAACCCTTCAATGATCTTAACTCCTGTTGGGACACTGTTGTTCAAAAATAACAAGTTGTTCATTTGACGCCCTTCATTATTCACAGCCGGTTGCTGcaactaagaaaaaaaacacttgtcaAATTTCTATGAGAAGctccattttaaggaaagaaTAGTTAACAAAATAATTATGTAGTAGAGGCATATGATATATAGAAAGAATGATTTCCACGGTATGAATTATTAAAGCATATAGATATTACTGCAATAGGGCTCTGACAAATGCGCTACAACTAAGTAGAAACAATATCTAAGCTTTATAGTGGCATTAACCCCCCACCCTCTGGGGCCAAGAAACCAAATGGTAACTGTTGCATTTATTACAGTGGATAGCTCATATTTGCAAGACATGCTGCAAAAATCTCCTGCAAGGCTGGTTTAGGAACATGACAGAAAGGCCATTTACCTTTAGGAAGGAAGAATAAAGGGGTAAAAAAATGGCCAGAAAATGCCATTGACAGAAATTAAGCCCATGTTACTAAGCAGAATATGATCCAGTGCTGAAAGTATAACATTATTCTATGATGTAAGTTATTATTTGGTATAAAATGGATGATCATAAAAGTTGCCAATAGATCATTTTCATCCTAGCACATGGAGTTAAGTCATTTCTGCAATGATAAATTTACAGGTAATATAGTATTACCCTGTGTAGTAAGTgagccatattttttatattttttgtatgaaCAAACATTCTAGCAGAGCAGAGGCAGAAGGTGAGTTCTGATAATGAGTGTTTACATAAAGAAGTAGTTTTCCCATTATCCCTGCAGTAATGTACTTACAGCTTCTAGCTGGAATGGGGGTGGCAGTCTCCCGTTTTCCAGTGCTTCCCAGTCAATGGAATCAAAAAAGAGGCATTGCCTGATGTTTCCTTTGACACCATAACGGCTGCAAGCCTTCTTCCTCAGGAGCTGGTTATAGAAAAGACAATTGTTTAAACATTGTAGAAATTTGTTGAACATCAATAATTATaatcattgttttatttataacaaaacaGACAAACATTGGGTCTCATTTATGAAAGAGTAAAGTGCTATGAATCTGCTATGACTTTCCAGCTGAGGAAGAGGGTTGGCCATTAAAGCTTGTGTCGAAGTTTTCTGCTTACATTAAACAACATAGGCCAATAGCCCACTAAAAATTCAGTGTGCTTCTCCCCTTCTTTGGCTAAATATATTTGCCAGTAGGCACAAGCCATGCTGGAACGCAAGTCCCTTCCATGTCATTATGGGCAGGTGTAAGTACTCCTTAGCACAGTTCTCTTGTTATTTACAGTAGTAGAAGCAACATGTGTATTGATGCCCACTAACATGTATTGAGCCCCATTATCCCTTTCTTTGAATGTTTCTAATATGAATAatgcatatttgcttttaatattcTAAAACATGTTGACTGATCAAACCTCCCCCTAATTAGTTTTCATAAGGTACTTGACATggtcaaaactatatatatagtgcaatgaCCTCGATCATGTAGCATAGCAATATCCTGTAGCAATTTATTATAAAAGTATGAAGTGCAATTGTTTATAGAATATGGGATGCAAGAGACAGAATAGGGTTCCAATTTACCTAAGACCCTTCTTACTGTCTAATTCTTCTTACATCTAGAATATGTGTAAAGAGAAGGACACAACCAGCAACTTAACACTGAATACAGATCAACAAAATAGAATACACATATATTCTGCTGTGTGCTTCATTTATCCATTTACTTTGTAATATAGTAGCATGTGGTTTACTAAGTAATTAAATGTGTCAGAACTTTCTGATATTCAAGTACCAGTAAACCTCTTTGGTTCAAATGAGAGGTAACATTAGTGGGCGAAAGAAAActcttaaagaaaatgtaaactatGCCATAATGTATCTTGTAATGAGGTCTGTAATACAAAAGAAATGCAGATTCATCAAGTGAGATGGGTACATGTGTTAGAGAGATGTATGAGAGAGATAAAATAATTGCTCAAACTCACCTTTCGAAGGAGAATGACTAATTTGGAGGGAGTCCAGGTTGGAACTTTGGCCTTATCCTCAAGGATGGAGTGTCTCAATGCCGCATCCCCGTGTTTGTCATCAAATGGGTaccacccagtggccatttgGCACAGAATAATGCCAAATGCCCACCAGTCCACCGCCGCATTATATCGCTGGTCTGCTAGCACCTTTAAGGAAAGGTAGATTACTTAACAAACTGCTAAATATTTCCAAAGCGGTTTTCCTATAATATGTTCATGCACCATCATCATAATACTCAATACTAATATATTAGGCCAGTATACCTAGTTCCCAGCCCACGTGAGCCAAcagtaaaaattgtaaaaatgtgtaGTAACCATTTTACATTCATAAATACTACTTAAATCTAGTGGAGTCCTTGGAACAGATGTTTGAAAGAGCTAAAACTCCCTTACCTCTGGAGCCATGTACTTAGGTGTTCCTCTATAGCCGCAGGTTGTGTCGTGGCCAAAGACATGTTCCACTGCCAGGCCGAAGTCTGCAATCTTGATGTGACCCTCGCTGCTTATCAGAATGTTGTCGGGCTTGAGATCACTGCACCGTAGAGAAATAGTTGAGACATAGAATAAAATAACCCACAATTGTGTTAT from the Xenopus tropicalis strain Nigerian chromosome 5, UCB_Xtro_10.0, whole genome shotgun sequence genome contains:
- the LOC116411063 gene encoding protein kinase C delta type-like gives rise to the protein MVCGLQYLHSRGIIHCDLKPDNILISSEGHIKIADFGLAVEHVFGHDTTCGYRGTPKYMAPEVLADQRYNAAVDWWAFGIILCQMATGWYPFDDKHGDAALRHSILEDKAKVPTWTPSKLVILLRKLLRKKACSRYGVKGNIRQCLFFDSIDWEALENGRLPPPFQLEALQQPAVNNEGRQMNNLLFLNNSVPTGVKIIEGFSYQSPSWQE